One Siniperca chuatsi isolate FFG_IHB_CAS linkage group LG8, ASM2008510v1, whole genome shotgun sequence DNA segment encodes these proteins:
- the LOC122880757 gene encoding gastrotropin-like yields the protein MAFTGKYVLESQENYEEFLKALGIEDPKDTNNDEIITDIYQNDDFRLTKFLMDKTWNNTFSIGQESELETMDGETFKTTVTLDGGKLKIQFPKYIYTAEVAGDKLIEVNTIGAVTNKMISKKTK from the exons ATGGCTTTTACAGGGAAATATGTGCTAGAGAGCCAGGAGAACTACGAGGAATTCTTGAAGGCTCTTG GAATTGAAGACCCCAAAGACACCAATAATGATGAAATTATAACAGATATCTATCAGAACGATGACTTCAGGTTGACTAAATTTCTGATGGACAAGACCTGGAACAACACATTCTCCATTGGGCAGGAGAGTGAACTGGAAACTATGGATGGCGAGACATTCAAG acCACTGTCACTTTGGATGGGGGTAAACTCAAGATTCAGTTCCCCAAATACATTTACACTGCTGAAGTGGCTGGTGACAAGCTTATTGAG GTCAACACCATCGGTGCTGTAACTAACAAGATGATTAGTAAGAAGACAAAATGA
- the LOC122880174 gene encoding NACHT, LRR and PYD domains-containing protein 1 homolog isoform X2, which yields MASKNLRKALAETLEDLSRDDLRRFCFQLCIKEPWIKTSDLRGRNPIAITDLLVSSFSEVDAVSVAVNILNTIGCKAEAETLVMKERGQFTLHPRGKNHFVDKYQIQLIAEVRNVKPILNELLTKGVIQQESYDKIMALPTSQEKIRELFVGLKAVGVGGKDILYNILEELEPHLIENIHQKNVLRGGSSNVGHLRNVTMEMRDDWIKVEPKVNREDGEDAPTYSLQTEAGNFECCVSGMRWVCKEKVSFKYRFGSWEEHTERLETMQYIPGGPLQDITVIDGKFDEVYLPHWICTDDNPTILSKFAVLHIDTCGDVVEQVSEVTPSHVKLSEPIFSPRGVLMKAGFPVKINCKVLIFKTNKAFLTLHVFLIPRDPALQQTIKELSSGYKMIEKPYPVKSLKMRNHFILTADKDSAEISPESLKLVYESSDPNFFEVFIDSPDSNFQLTLSHESGPVWTCVIRKDDYQNTGEIQVMYDHELARVRSTLVANMSVELINQLLDDLLEDGVLNDGEKDSILQENSTRADRVRCLIDMVKKKGCRATRQIVTHLQRRDPSLSAELGLAFGLPV from the exons ATGGCCTCCAAGAACTTAAGAAAAGCTTTAGCAGAGACGCTGGAGGATCTGAGTCGGGATGACTTGAGGAGGTTCTGCTTCCAGCTGTGCATTAAAGAGCCGTGGATTAAGACCAGCGACCTGAGGGGTCGAAACCCCATAGCGATCACAGACCTCCTGGTTTCATCCTTCTCCGAGGTCGATGCGGTGTCAGTGGCTGTGAACATACTGAATACGATTGGCTGCAAAGCGGAGGCAGAGACACTAG TCATGAAGGAACGTGGACAGTTCACACTTCATCCCAGGGGCA AGAATCACTTTGTGGATAAATATCAAATTCAGCTGATCGCAGAAGTGAGGAACGTTAAACCAATTTTGAATGAGCTCCTTACCAAGGGGGTTATTCAACAAGAAAGTTATGATAAAATCATGGCTCTCCCGACCTCGCAGGAGAAGATACGGGAGCTCTTTGTTGGTCTGAAAGCTGTTGGAGTCGGAGGCAAAGACATCTTATACAACATCCTTGAGGAATTGGAGCCACATCTTATCGAGAACATTCatcaaaa AAATGTCCTGAGAGGGGGGTCGTCGAACGTCGGACATTTGAGGAATGTCACAATGGAAATGAGA GATGACTGGATTAAAGTTGAGCCCAAAGTGAACCGTGAGGATGGAGAAGATGCTCCAACTTACAG CCTACAGACTGAAGCAGGTAACTTTGAATGCTGTGTATCTGGCATGCGCTGGGTTTGTAAGGAAAAGGTCAGCTTCAAGTACCGGTTTGGCTCTTGGGaggaacacacagagagactggAAACCATGCAATACATCCCCGGAGGTCCCCTACAGGACATCACAGTCATTGATGGAAAGTTCGATGAAGTGTATCTGCCACACTGGATCTGCACAG atgacaacCCTACAATTTTGAGCAAGTTTGCAGTCCTACACATAGATACTTGTGGAGATGTTGTGGAACAAGTGTCTGAGGTCACACCATCCCATGTCAAGTTGTCCGAGCCAATTTTCTCTCCAAGAGGAGTCCTGATGAAAGCCGGCTTTCCAGTGAAAATTAACTGTAAAGTGTTAATTTTCAAGACCAACAAAGCATTCCTCACACTACATGTTTTTCTGATCCCTCGTGATCCTGCTCTACAACAG ACAATAAAGGAATTATCCAGTGGATACAAAATGATCGAAAAGCCATACCCAGTAAAGTCCCTGAAAATGCGCAACCATTTCATCCTCACAGCCGATAAGGACAGTGCAGAAATTTCCCCTGAA AGTTTAAAGCTTGTATATGAAAGCAGTGACCCCAACTTCTTTGAAGTGTTCATTGACAGTCCTGACAGTAATTTCCAGCTTACACTCAGTCATGAATCTGGACCAGTCTGGACCTGTGTGATTCGAAAAG atgACTATCAAAACACTGGTGAAATTCAGGTGATGTATG ATCATGAGCTTGCCAGAGTGAGGTCTACACTTGTGGCCAACATGTCCGTAGAACTTATCAATCAGCTGCTCGATGACCTTTTAGAAGATGGTGTCTTGAATGACGGGGAGAAAGACTCGATACTTCAGGAGAACAGTACCAGAGCAGACAGGGTACGCTGCCTCATTGACATGGTGAAGAAGAAAGGATGCAGAGCCACGAGGCAGATTGTTACTCACCTTCAAAGAAGAGATCCTTCCCTTTCTGCTGAGCTGGGGCTGGCTTTTGGCCTACCTGTTTAG
- the LOC122880174 gene encoding NACHT, LRR and PYD domains-containing protein 1 homolog isoform X1, which translates to MASKNLRKALAETLEDLSRDDLRRFCFQLCIKEPWIKTSDLRGRNPIAITDLLVSSFSEVDAVSVAVNILNTIGCKAEAETLAVMKERGQFTLHPRGKNHFVDKYQIQLIAEVRNVKPILNELLTKGVIQQESYDKIMALPTSQEKIRELFVGLKAVGVGGKDILYNILEELEPHLIENIHQKNVLRGGSSNVGHLRNVTMEMRDDWIKVEPKVNREDGEDAPTYSLQTEAGNFECCVSGMRWVCKEKVSFKYRFGSWEEHTERLETMQYIPGGPLQDITVIDGKFDEVYLPHWICTDDNPTILSKFAVLHIDTCGDVVEQVSEVTPSHVKLSEPIFSPRGVLMKAGFPVKINCKVLIFKTNKAFLTLHVFLIPRDPALQQTIKELSSGYKMIEKPYPVKSLKMRNHFILTADKDSAEISPESLKLVYESSDPNFFEVFIDSPDSNFQLTLSHESGPVWTCVIRKDDYQNTGEIQVMYDHELARVRSTLVANMSVELINQLLDDLLEDGVLNDGEKDSILQENSTRADRVRCLIDMVKKKGCRATRQIVTHLQRRDPSLSAELGLAFGLPV; encoded by the exons ATGGCCTCCAAGAACTTAAGAAAAGCTTTAGCAGAGACGCTGGAGGATCTGAGTCGGGATGACTTGAGGAGGTTCTGCTTCCAGCTGTGCATTAAAGAGCCGTGGATTAAGACCAGCGACCTGAGGGGTCGAAACCCCATAGCGATCACAGACCTCCTGGTTTCATCCTTCTCCGAGGTCGATGCGGTGTCAGTGGCTGTGAACATACTGAATACGATTGGCTGCAAAGCGGAGGCAGAGACACTAG CAGTCATGAAGGAACGTGGACAGTTCACACTTCATCCCAGGGGCA AGAATCACTTTGTGGATAAATATCAAATTCAGCTGATCGCAGAAGTGAGGAACGTTAAACCAATTTTGAATGAGCTCCTTACCAAGGGGGTTATTCAACAAGAAAGTTATGATAAAATCATGGCTCTCCCGACCTCGCAGGAGAAGATACGGGAGCTCTTTGTTGGTCTGAAAGCTGTTGGAGTCGGAGGCAAAGACATCTTATACAACATCCTTGAGGAATTGGAGCCACATCTTATCGAGAACATTCatcaaaa AAATGTCCTGAGAGGGGGGTCGTCGAACGTCGGACATTTGAGGAATGTCACAATGGAAATGAGA GATGACTGGATTAAAGTTGAGCCCAAAGTGAACCGTGAGGATGGAGAAGATGCTCCAACTTACAG CCTACAGACTGAAGCAGGTAACTTTGAATGCTGTGTATCTGGCATGCGCTGGGTTTGTAAGGAAAAGGTCAGCTTCAAGTACCGGTTTGGCTCTTGGGaggaacacacagagagactggAAACCATGCAATACATCCCCGGAGGTCCCCTACAGGACATCACAGTCATTGATGGAAAGTTCGATGAAGTGTATCTGCCACACTGGATCTGCACAG atgacaacCCTACAATTTTGAGCAAGTTTGCAGTCCTACACATAGATACTTGTGGAGATGTTGTGGAACAAGTGTCTGAGGTCACACCATCCCATGTCAAGTTGTCCGAGCCAATTTTCTCTCCAAGAGGAGTCCTGATGAAAGCCGGCTTTCCAGTGAAAATTAACTGTAAAGTGTTAATTTTCAAGACCAACAAAGCATTCCTCACACTACATGTTTTTCTGATCCCTCGTGATCCTGCTCTACAACAG ACAATAAAGGAATTATCCAGTGGATACAAAATGATCGAAAAGCCATACCCAGTAAAGTCCCTGAAAATGCGCAACCATTTCATCCTCACAGCCGATAAGGACAGTGCAGAAATTTCCCCTGAA AGTTTAAAGCTTGTATATGAAAGCAGTGACCCCAACTTCTTTGAAGTGTTCATTGACAGTCCTGACAGTAATTTCCAGCTTACACTCAGTCATGAATCTGGACCAGTCTGGACCTGTGTGATTCGAAAAG atgACTATCAAAACACTGGTGAAATTCAGGTGATGTATG ATCATGAGCTTGCCAGAGTGAGGTCTACACTTGTGGCCAACATGTCCGTAGAACTTATCAATCAGCTGCTCGATGACCTTTTAGAAGATGGTGTCTTGAATGACGGGGAGAAAGACTCGATACTTCAGGAGAACAGTACCAGAGCAGACAGGGTACGCTGCCTCATTGACATGGTGAAGAAGAAAGGATGCAGAGCCACGAGGCAGATTGTTACTCACCTTCAAAGAAGAGATCCTTCCCTTTCTGCTGAGCTGGGGCTGGCTTTTGGCCTACCTGTTTAG
- the LOC122880174 gene encoding NACHT, LRR and PYD domains-containing protein 1 homolog isoform X4, which yields MASKNLRKALAETLEDLSRDDLRRFCFQLCIKEPWIKTSDLRGRNPIAITDLLVSSFSEVDAVSVAVNILNTIGCKAEAETLAVMKERGQFTLHPRGKNHFVDKYQIQLIAEEKIRELFVGLKAVGVGGKDILYNILEELEPHLIENIHQKNVLRGGSSNVGHLRNVTMEMRDDWIKVEPKVNREDGEDAPTYSLQTEAGNFECCVSGMRWVCKEKVSFKYRFGSWEEHTERLETMQYIPGGPLQDITVIDGKFDEVYLPHWICTDDNPTILSKFAVLHIDTCGDVVEQVSEVTPSHVKLSEPIFSPRGVLMKAGFPVKINCKVLIFKTNKAFLTLHVFLIPRDPALQQTIKELSSGYKMIEKPYPVKSLKMRNHFILTADKDSAEISPESLKLVYESSDPNFFEVFIDSPDSNFQLTLSHESGPVWTCVIRKDDYQNTGEIQVMYDHELARVRSTLVANMSVELINQLLDDLLEDGVLNDGEKDSILQENSTRADRVRCLIDMVKKKGCRATRQIVTHLQRRDPSLSAELGLAFGLPV from the exons ATGGCCTCCAAGAACTTAAGAAAAGCTTTAGCAGAGACGCTGGAGGATCTGAGTCGGGATGACTTGAGGAGGTTCTGCTTCCAGCTGTGCATTAAAGAGCCGTGGATTAAGACCAGCGACCTGAGGGGTCGAAACCCCATAGCGATCACAGACCTCCTGGTTTCATCCTTCTCCGAGGTCGATGCGGTGTCAGTGGCTGTGAACATACTGAATACGATTGGCTGCAAAGCGGAGGCAGAGACACTAG CAGTCATGAAGGAACGTGGACAGTTCACACTTCATCCCAGGGGCA AGAATCACTTTGTGGATAAATATCAAATTCAGCTGATCGCAGAA GAGAAGATACGGGAGCTCTTTGTTGGTCTGAAAGCTGTTGGAGTCGGAGGCAAAGACATCTTATACAACATCCTTGAGGAATTGGAGCCACATCTTATCGAGAACATTCatcaaaa AAATGTCCTGAGAGGGGGGTCGTCGAACGTCGGACATTTGAGGAATGTCACAATGGAAATGAGA GATGACTGGATTAAAGTTGAGCCCAAAGTGAACCGTGAGGATGGAGAAGATGCTCCAACTTACAG CCTACAGACTGAAGCAGGTAACTTTGAATGCTGTGTATCTGGCATGCGCTGGGTTTGTAAGGAAAAGGTCAGCTTCAAGTACCGGTTTGGCTCTTGGGaggaacacacagagagactggAAACCATGCAATACATCCCCGGAGGTCCCCTACAGGACATCACAGTCATTGATGGAAAGTTCGATGAAGTGTATCTGCCACACTGGATCTGCACAG atgacaacCCTACAATTTTGAGCAAGTTTGCAGTCCTACACATAGATACTTGTGGAGATGTTGTGGAACAAGTGTCTGAGGTCACACCATCCCATGTCAAGTTGTCCGAGCCAATTTTCTCTCCAAGAGGAGTCCTGATGAAAGCCGGCTTTCCAGTGAAAATTAACTGTAAAGTGTTAATTTTCAAGACCAACAAAGCATTCCTCACACTACATGTTTTTCTGATCCCTCGTGATCCTGCTCTACAACAG ACAATAAAGGAATTATCCAGTGGATACAAAATGATCGAAAAGCCATACCCAGTAAAGTCCCTGAAAATGCGCAACCATTTCATCCTCACAGCCGATAAGGACAGTGCAGAAATTTCCCCTGAA AGTTTAAAGCTTGTATATGAAAGCAGTGACCCCAACTTCTTTGAAGTGTTCATTGACAGTCCTGACAGTAATTTCCAGCTTACACTCAGTCATGAATCTGGACCAGTCTGGACCTGTGTGATTCGAAAAG atgACTATCAAAACACTGGTGAAATTCAGGTGATGTATG ATCATGAGCTTGCCAGAGTGAGGTCTACACTTGTGGCCAACATGTCCGTAGAACTTATCAATCAGCTGCTCGATGACCTTTTAGAAGATGGTGTCTTGAATGACGGGGAGAAAGACTCGATACTTCAGGAGAACAGTACCAGAGCAGACAGGGTACGCTGCCTCATTGACATGGTGAAGAAGAAAGGATGCAGAGCCACGAGGCAGATTGTTACTCACCTTCAAAGAAGAGATCCTTCCCTTTCTGCTGAGCTGGGGCTGGCTTTTGGCCTACCTGTTTAG
- the LOC122880177 gene encoding gastrotropin-like, whose translation MAFTGKYELESQDNYEEFLEAIGLLNSKTDHKVVTEVVQEGNDFTWTQTIPNWTWSNKFSVGQECELATMMGSKFKAPVTLEGGKISIPFPQYHFTAEIIEDKLVMNCVIPGEKGVTFKRISKRI comes from the exons ATGGCTTTCACTGGGAAATATGAGCTGGAGAGTCAAGACAACTATGAGGAGTTTCTGGAAGCAATAG GGCTTCTCAATTCCAAGACAGACCACAAAGTGGTAACAGAGGTGGTTCAGGAGGGGAACGACTTCACCTGGACACAAACCATTCCCAACTGGACCTGGTCCAATAAGTTCAGCGTTGGTCAGGAATGTGAGCTGGCGACAATGATGGGCTCCAAATTCAAG GCTCCTGTCACTTTGGAAGGCGGCAAGATTTCAATACCGTTTCCTCAGTACCACTTCACAGCAGAGATCATCGAAGATAAGCTCGTAATG AATTGCGTAATTCCAGGAGAGAAGGGTGTGACTTTCAAAAGAATTAGCAAGAGGATCTAA
- the LOC122880174 gene encoding NACHT, LRR and PYD domains-containing protein 1 homolog isoform X3: MASKNLRKALAETLEDLSRDDLRRFCFQLCIKEPWIKTSDLRGRNPIAITDLLVSSFSEVDAVSVAVNILNTIGCKAEAETLAVMKERGQFTLHPRGKNHFVDKYQIQLIAEVRNVKPILNELLTKGVIQQESYDKIMALPTSQEKIRELFVGLKAVGVGGKDILYNILEELEPHLIENIHQKNVLRGGSSNVGHLRNVTMEMRDDWIKVEPKVNREDGEDAPTYSLQTEAGNFECCVSGMRWVCKEKVSFKYRFGSWEEHTERLETMQYIPGGPLQDITVIDGKFDEVYLPHWICTDDNPTILSKFAVLHIDTCGDVVEQVSEVTPSHVKLSEPIFSPRGVLMKAGFPVKINCKVLIFKTNKAFLTLHVFLIPRDPALQQTIKELSSGYKMIEKPYPVKSLKMRNHFILTADKDSAEISPESLKLVYESSDPNFFEVFIDSPDSNFQLTLSHESGPVWTCVIRKDHELARVRSTLVANMSVELINQLLDDLLEDGVLNDGEKDSILQENSTRADRVRCLIDMVKKKGCRATRQIVTHLQRRDPSLSAELGLAFGLPV; the protein is encoded by the exons ATGGCCTCCAAGAACTTAAGAAAAGCTTTAGCAGAGACGCTGGAGGATCTGAGTCGGGATGACTTGAGGAGGTTCTGCTTCCAGCTGTGCATTAAAGAGCCGTGGATTAAGACCAGCGACCTGAGGGGTCGAAACCCCATAGCGATCACAGACCTCCTGGTTTCATCCTTCTCCGAGGTCGATGCGGTGTCAGTGGCTGTGAACATACTGAATACGATTGGCTGCAAAGCGGAGGCAGAGACACTAG CAGTCATGAAGGAACGTGGACAGTTCACACTTCATCCCAGGGGCA AGAATCACTTTGTGGATAAATATCAAATTCAGCTGATCGCAGAAGTGAGGAACGTTAAACCAATTTTGAATGAGCTCCTTACCAAGGGGGTTATTCAACAAGAAAGTTATGATAAAATCATGGCTCTCCCGACCTCGCAGGAGAAGATACGGGAGCTCTTTGTTGGTCTGAAAGCTGTTGGAGTCGGAGGCAAAGACATCTTATACAACATCCTTGAGGAATTGGAGCCACATCTTATCGAGAACATTCatcaaaa AAATGTCCTGAGAGGGGGGTCGTCGAACGTCGGACATTTGAGGAATGTCACAATGGAAATGAGA GATGACTGGATTAAAGTTGAGCCCAAAGTGAACCGTGAGGATGGAGAAGATGCTCCAACTTACAG CCTACAGACTGAAGCAGGTAACTTTGAATGCTGTGTATCTGGCATGCGCTGGGTTTGTAAGGAAAAGGTCAGCTTCAAGTACCGGTTTGGCTCTTGGGaggaacacacagagagactggAAACCATGCAATACATCCCCGGAGGTCCCCTACAGGACATCACAGTCATTGATGGAAAGTTCGATGAAGTGTATCTGCCACACTGGATCTGCACAG atgacaacCCTACAATTTTGAGCAAGTTTGCAGTCCTACACATAGATACTTGTGGAGATGTTGTGGAACAAGTGTCTGAGGTCACACCATCCCATGTCAAGTTGTCCGAGCCAATTTTCTCTCCAAGAGGAGTCCTGATGAAAGCCGGCTTTCCAGTGAAAATTAACTGTAAAGTGTTAATTTTCAAGACCAACAAAGCATTCCTCACACTACATGTTTTTCTGATCCCTCGTGATCCTGCTCTACAACAG ACAATAAAGGAATTATCCAGTGGATACAAAATGATCGAAAAGCCATACCCAGTAAAGTCCCTGAAAATGCGCAACCATTTCATCCTCACAGCCGATAAGGACAGTGCAGAAATTTCCCCTGAA AGTTTAAAGCTTGTATATGAAAGCAGTGACCCCAACTTCTTTGAAGTGTTCATTGACAGTCCTGACAGTAATTTCCAGCTTACACTCAGTCATGAATCTGGACCAGTCTGGACCTGTGTGATTCGAAAAG ATCATGAGCTTGCCAGAGTGAGGTCTACACTTGTGGCCAACATGTCCGTAGAACTTATCAATCAGCTGCTCGATGACCTTTTAGAAGATGGTGTCTTGAATGACGGGGAGAAAGACTCGATACTTCAGGAGAACAGTACCAGAGCAGACAGGGTACGCTGCCTCATTGACATGGTGAAGAAGAAAGGATGCAGAGCCACGAGGCAGATTGTTACTCACCTTCAAAGAAGAGATCCTTCCCTTTCTGCTGAGCTGGGGCTGGCTTTTGGCCTACCTGTTTAG